GGTCGAGAGACCATCCATGGTTTTTTTACACCTAATAGATTGTTAGATGGATTTTCTATATCATATCAATGTGTTAATCtatgtgattgattttatttatatttgtatgaGATTGGTTGCTTTcaatacataataaataattaatttaaagagaCAAACTAAAAATTGATGATAAAGTATTAATTTGAGGATTAATTCAAAGACTACATATTCATCCCCTTCAAGGTAAAGATTAGACATTAAATTTcttacttaatttaattttctttttttacagaTTATATGAGTTAGGAGACAAATAATAACAACACATACTATAGAATTTCAAATTTGGTTTAGAATTTAGtgaatttattttagattaattatttatctaaattaagtaatttttatactattgattttgttttcatgaaacaatttatgaaaattttttaaatatcaatatatatatatatatatatatatatatatatatatatatatatatatatatatatatatatatatatatatattttggaaaagagaaagttggagaaaaacaaaatatattttagtcatatataatttttttcttggtgACTTTGTCAATTTATAGTAAATTCATTTCTTATCCAAATGACATAAAATTGggatagtttatttatttttaagatagtACTTactccaaaatttttaaaaataaatttggttttattttatgtaataaattagaattgaatattaaaaagagaaatgaaCAAAAGTAATTTTCCCATTAagataaaagttaaaaagaaaattcaaattttctattaagacaagatattttttaaaaaaagtgataaatttaaaaaataaacaactttaaaaataaattatttactatTGAATTGCTAGTTAAAAGAATTTTGGGAAGAAGTTAACATTGTTATCCCACTCCTTCCAATTTAGAGGGATACGTGGTGGATTAGTTACAAAATCCATAtggaaattattaattattttggcACATATATGTACAAACTCATTGGTTGGAGTCATATTTATTTACACAAGGTTTGATAATTTTCTGATATTTGatgttattataataaatataaaaaataaaatgaaaattaattaaaaattatatgtttttacgttatttaatttttttaaaaaaattaataataaatttaaaaacaatttattaattttcacctccctttatttttttcttttcattatttatttatttatttattttttgagaaggATAAAATTCAAAGCTGACTCTAGTCACACACGTGTCAAGAAGATTAAGATTCTCTCGTGTTCACCTTAAATTCCACTTACTTTAAAACTTATTAGTCAATTCATAATGTATGAAATTGAGATAACGTTTACAAGAGTCTTTGTCAGAGTCCAGAAAGTCTTCAATAGCTGGCCCTGGTGGACTGAGCACTAGTATAAGAAAATGGACCCCACCATGATGCTCCTGGGTCGGCGTCTCGCAGTCTCCCTCCTCGCCGGCGAATGAATAAACATAGAGTAGAGAATGCAACTATGCAGGCAACCATGCCGCTGACAATTGCTACAAGCTGTGTGTCATAATCCTTGGGCGAGGTAGACTGTGCAGGCGGTGGGGGAACCGAATTAGGAGGCGGGTCTGGATTTGGTCCGGCCAGGCTGTTATCAAACTTGCTGACTTTGAAGAGCTCGATTCCATTCAGAATTGCATCATTGTAACGGGTTCTCCAGTCCGGGTTAGGATGCAGTTGTATGTagaggttttgttttttgttgcttCCCTGGCTTGGCATCATGACCGCATAATCTCTGTATATGGGAACTCCGTTTCCGCCGCTCCATGTGATCACGTCTGCATGATTCTCCGCCGTCTGGTTAGCTATAAAAATAGTGAACTCCCTGTCTTGCTGCTCCGTTATCTCGGGTTGGAACTCGCAAAAGTGTAGTCTAAGCAGATAGTTAAAACCAGAGTCCACAGATAACACCCAAGTAAGATTGTATCCCATGTTCTCAGTCTTGTTGTTCCCCATCGTCCGGGCGGTGCGGTAGACATCAGGCGGTGCCGTGTATTCCGGTTGTTGTTGAGTAAACTTGAGATCAATACTGCTGTTGGCCGGTACAAATGCTAGTTTCACGCAAtaatcatcatcctcatcccaAGTGCGGAACATGCCTGTGTCTTCCATGGGTGAAACAAATCTCCCACCCACGTTCAGTCGGTATACCATTTCCAGAGCATACTCCATTTCAAtccaaaatacatttttttggCCGATAAACTGAAACCCTCCATTTTGTGGGGAGGTATAGTAGAGATAGTCGGGCATGGAGACAATTTCAATTCCGTTAATAAAAGCGTATGCATCTGGATCACTGGCCGTTGGAGTGAATGTTATGTTCAGCATCTGATCTCCTTGTTTGACATTGATACAGAATTCTTTCGATACGGTTTCATCCCCATGGGCATCAGCAGCGAGTGCAGCACTGAAGTTGTTAAGAAGTGTGTAGCCACCGGTCTTAACTGAGAAAAAAGCCTTTGATCTATCAAAGCCCGCAACGGAAGATGGATAGAAGTGCAAGCGAATGAATTTCTGGCCGGTTGTGACAGGAAATATGTAAGCGAATTGGAAGCGAGATAGTCGTGCGGTGGCGAAGGGGACGGGATCAACTGAGGGGGATGTCTTGGCTGCCTTTGAGATTATAGACGCCTTGTTTTTTTCTATGAGGGAGAATCGGGAATTGGTGTCTCCGATCCAGATTCGGTTATCCCATGCTTTTAAATTCCCGGACGCACCACAGTCAACGGTATAGATATCAGTAGGATTGTAGAGAGGTGGGGAGTCACCGGTGATAGGGATCGGAAAGAAGTGGAGGACGAGGAGATAAAGAGGGATAATAAATGAAAGGACGTTTGGAGAAAGGCGTTTGTAGCTGGTATTTCTCATGGTAGCTGATGAAGTACTTCATAATTTCCCCAGGGAGAGGGGTTATATCAGAGAGAGGACAATATTGGTCTCCATTCACGTTTGATGTTTGGTTGCAAAAGTATCGAGGGAAAAAACTGTTTCCTTTCATTgtgaaaaaatggaagaaaataagattaattaaaattagttaaaaacctatgtaattttaaattatttaattttttttataaaaaatatataaaatgaattt
Above is a genomic segment from Vitis riparia cultivar Riparia Gloire de Montpellier isolate 1030 chromosome 14, EGFV_Vit.rip_1.0, whole genome shotgun sequence containing:
- the LOC117929460 gene encoding receptor-like protein kinase FERONIA, whose product is MRNTSYKRLSPNVLSFIIPLYLLVLHFFPIPITGDSPPLYNPTDIYTVDCGASGNLKAWDNRIWIGDTNSRFSLIEKNKASIISKAAKTSPSVDPVPFATARLSRFQFAYIFPVTTGQKFIRLHFYPSSVAGFDRSKAFFSVKTGGYTLLNNFSAALAADAHGDETVSKEFCINVKQGDQMLNITFTPTASDPDAYAFINGIEIVSMPDYLYYTSPQNGGFQFIGQKNVFWIEMEYALEMVYRLNVGGRFVSPMEDTGMFRTWDEDDDYCVKLAFVPANSSIDLKFTQQQPEYTAPPDVYRTARTMGNNKTENMGYNLTWVLSVDSGFNYLLRLHFCEFQPEITEQQDREFTIFIANQTAENHADVITWSGGNGVPIYRDYAVMMPSQGSNKKQNLYIQLHPNPDWRTRYNDAILNGIELFKVSKFDNSLAGPNPDPPPNSVPPPPAQSTSPKDYDTQLVAIVSGMVACIVAFSTLCLFIRRRGGRLRDADPGASWWGPFSYTSAQSTRASY